Proteins encoded within one genomic window of Amycolatopsis nigrescens CSC17Ta-90:
- a CDS encoding TerC family protein — MSFPVWVWVATLVGLTALIVGDLVLVGRRPREVGVREAGLWVLACVGLAVLFGLALLIFAGPTSGAEFFAGYVTEYSLSVDNLFVFVIIMSRFSVPREHQHRVLFIGIVLSLVLRGACIAAGAAALSAFNWIFYVFGAFLIYTAVKVAKESGGESETETPDNVVVRALQRVLRTSDSYDGGKLTTKVGGRRLFTPMIMVVAALGIANVVFALDSIPAIFGLTTNGFIVFTANALALLGLRQLYFVIGGLLERLVYLNYGLAVVLGFIGLKLIIEALHGSNIDEIHFAVPHIGIALSLGIIVGVLAVTTVASLLRSRSTSAKQAQAEERELAGSADRG; from the coding sequence ATGAGTTTCCCGGTGTGGGTGTGGGTCGCCACCCTGGTCGGCCTGACCGCGCTGATCGTCGGCGACCTCGTGCTGGTCGGCAGGCGCCCGCGCGAGGTCGGGGTCAGGGAGGCCGGGCTGTGGGTGCTGGCCTGCGTCGGGCTGGCGGTGCTCTTCGGTCTGGCGCTGCTCATCTTCGCCGGGCCGACCAGTGGCGCCGAGTTCTTCGCCGGATACGTCACCGAATACAGCCTCTCGGTGGACAACCTGTTCGTGTTCGTGATCATCATGTCGCGCTTCTCGGTGCCGAGGGAGCACCAGCACCGGGTGTTGTTCATCGGCATCGTGCTCTCCCTGGTGCTGCGGGGTGCCTGCATCGCGGCGGGTGCGGCGGCGCTCAGCGCCTTCAACTGGATCTTCTACGTTTTCGGCGCGTTCCTCATCTACACCGCGGTCAAGGTCGCCAAAGAGAGCGGTGGCGAAAGTGAGACGGAAACGCCGGACAATGTCGTCGTCCGTGCCCTGCAACGGGTGCTGCGCACCTCGGACTCCTACGACGGCGGCAAGCTGACCACGAAGGTGGGCGGCCGGCGGCTGTTCACCCCGATGATCATGGTGGTCGCCGCGCTCGGCATCGCCAACGTGGTTTTCGCGCTCGACTCCATTCCCGCGATCTTCGGCCTCACCACGAACGGCTTCATCGTGTTCACCGCGAACGCGCTGGCGCTGCTAGGACTCCGGCAGCTCTACTTCGTCATCGGCGGGCTGCTCGAACGCCTGGTGTACCTGAACTACGGCCTGGCCGTGGTGCTCGGGTTCATCGGGCTGAAGCTGATCATCGAGGCGCTGCACGGATCCAACATCGACGAGATCCATTTCGCGGTGCCGCACATCGGGATCGCGCTGTCCCTCGGCATCATCGTCGGCGTGCTGGCGGTGACCACCGTGGCCAGCCTGCTCCGCTCCCGCTCGACCTCGGCCAAGCAGGCACAGGCGGAGGAACGGGAACTCGCGGGCAGTGCCGACCGCGGCTGA
- a CDS encoding IclR family transcriptional regulator produces MATRDPDASPEGAAPPGTQAIGRALATLKLLAECEQDLTVARIAAELGLSSGTANRVIRALAAGGLVTHNALTDGYYLGTGAVLLGQAAQRGFGLDRALPVLEQVNAETEESVNLAVREGTESVVMLRVQSTLPLRFEQHTGARFPLYTTASGKAILAHSVDTEQYLAALPERLPRLTEHTLDTPAKLAEQLEQVRRRGYSVDAEENVAGVRCVGAPVLDSDGRAHAALVIQVPTVRMPGARLHELGARAMTAAKEIAQFVPINRNLSR; encoded by the coding sequence GTGGCAACCAGGGATCCCGACGCATCACCGGAGGGCGCCGCCCCGCCGGGCACCCAGGCGATCGGCCGCGCGCTGGCCACCCTGAAACTGCTCGCCGAATGCGAGCAGGATCTGACGGTCGCGCGCATCGCGGCAGAGCTCGGCCTGTCCTCCGGCACGGCGAACCGGGTGATCCGCGCCCTCGCCGCGGGCGGGCTGGTCACCCACAACGCGCTGACCGACGGCTACTACCTCGGCACCGGCGCCGTCCTGCTGGGACAGGCCGCGCAGCGCGGTTTCGGCCTCGACCGCGCCCTGCCGGTACTCGAACAGGTCAACGCGGAGACCGAGGAATCGGTGAACCTGGCCGTCCGCGAAGGCACCGAGTCGGTGGTGATGCTCCGCGTCCAGTCCACCCTCCCGCTGCGTTTCGAACAGCACACCGGCGCCCGGTTCCCGTTGTACACCACCGCTTCCGGCAAAGCGATCCTCGCGCACTCGGTGGACACCGAGCAGTACCTCGCCGCGCTGCCAGAGCGGCTGCCCCGGCTGACCGAGCACACCCTGGACACCCCGGCCAAGCTGGCCGAGCAGCTGGAGCAGGTCCGGCGGCGCGGCTACAGCGTGGACGCGGAGGAGAACGTCGCGGGCGTCCGGTGCGTCGGCGCGCCGGTGCTCGATTCCGACGGCCGGGCGCACGCGGCACTGGTCATCCAGGTGCCCACCGTGCGGATGCCGGGCGCGCGGCTGCACGAACTGGGCGCGCGGGCGATGACCGCGGCCAAGGAGATCGCGCAGTTCGTGCCGATCAACCGGAACCTGTCCCGCTGA
- a CDS encoding FAD-binding and (Fe-S)-binding domain-containing protein has translation MAAAREIDELESALSGVVAGEVRVDDATRAMYSTDASNYRHVPIAVVAPRSNADVLAALDVCAQRGLPVLPRGAGTSIGGQAANTAVVLDFTRHLNQVLELDPARAVARVQPGLVLDQLRAAAAPHGLTFGPDPSTHSRCTLGGMIGNNACGSHSVAWGKTADNVRSLEIALADGTVLEVGPTSEEELARRCAREDRVGALYRELAALSERDADLIRAAFPALPRRVSGYNLDALLPENGRNLARALVGSEGTCATLLSATVDLVAAPAVRSMAVLGFADNVSAADAVPALRDLPVLTVEGIDGQIVAALRARRGAAAADAGLPAGDAWLYLETGGDTEEEAAERARQVAALAPQVGASALVVTDPARRRALWRIREEGAGLATRLADGSEAWSGWEDAAVPPERLGQYLREFEKLLEGHGRRGAIYGHFGDGCLHVRIDFPFTAADARQRYRSFLTEAADLVVAHGGSLSGEHGDGQARAELLPKMFPPKIISAFREFKSAFDPEGRMNPRRVVDPAPLDADLRPLVAPPVLPTRARLALHADGGDFAAATRRCVGVGKCLAPSGGVMCPSYRATGEEQHSTRGRSRLLFEMLAGEVVTEGWRSPEVKEALDGCLGCKGCKTDCPVGVDMAAYKTEFLSRYYENRPRPMSHYGMGALPRWLRAGALLPRAVNAVTGSPLAPLLKRVGGIAAERDIPRLAGQTLRGWWRGRAGGEAGGEPVVLWPDTFTNHFDPGTGRDAVAVLEELGHQVHLPAKPVCCGLTWYSTGQLSTARKKLLRTLDVLEPWLERGIPVIGLEPSCTAMLRTDAAELLPDDPRVPALAACVRTFAEQVGENFVRRGRAPAAERVLTQVHCHQHADLGFAADRELLGAVAGEVDVLEGGCCGLAGNFGFERGNYDVSVACGEQELLPAVRAAGGGTVVHADGFSCRTQIRQLTDREPVHLATLTARALGVSGTGSG, from the coding sequence GTGGCTGCGGCAAGGGAAATCGACGAGCTGGAGAGCGCGCTGTCCGGGGTGGTCGCCGGCGAGGTGCGGGTGGACGACGCGACCCGCGCGATGTACTCCACGGACGCGTCCAACTACCGGCACGTGCCGATCGCGGTGGTGGCGCCGCGTTCGAACGCCGACGTGCTGGCGGCGCTCGACGTCTGCGCGCAGCGGGGCCTGCCGGTGTTGCCGCGCGGCGCGGGCACCAGCATCGGGGGGCAGGCGGCGAACACCGCGGTCGTCCTCGACTTCACCCGGCACCTGAACCAGGTGCTCGAACTCGACCCGGCGCGCGCCGTCGCACGGGTGCAGCCCGGCCTCGTCCTCGACCAGCTGCGGGCCGCCGCCGCACCGCACGGCCTGACTTTCGGCCCGGACCCGTCCACGCACAGCCGGTGCACGCTCGGCGGGATGATCGGCAACAACGCCTGCGGCTCGCACTCGGTGGCCTGGGGAAAGACGGCAGACAACGTGCGCTCGCTGGAGATCGCGCTGGCGGACGGCACCGTGCTCGAAGTCGGTCCCACCAGCGAGGAAGAGCTGGCGCGGCGGTGCGCCCGCGAGGACAGGGTCGGCGCGCTCTACCGCGAGCTGGCCGCACTGTCCGAACGGGACGCCGACCTGATCCGCGCCGCCTTCCCCGCCCTGCCGCGGCGGGTTTCCGGCTACAACCTGGACGCCCTGCTGCCGGAAAACGGCCGGAACCTGGCGCGGGCGCTGGTCGGCAGCGAGGGCACCTGCGCGACCCTGCTGAGCGCGACCGTGGACCTGGTGGCCGCGCCCGCGGTGCGCTCGATGGCGGTGCTGGGCTTCGCGGACAACGTGAGCGCCGCGGACGCCGTGCCCGCGTTGCGCGACCTGCCGGTGCTCACCGTGGAGGGCATCGACGGGCAGATCGTGGCGGCCCTGCGCGCTCGCCGCGGTGCCGCGGCCGCCGACGCCGGGCTGCCCGCGGGGGACGCATGGCTCTACCTCGAAACCGGTGGTGACACCGAGGAAGAGGCCGCCGAACGGGCCAGGCAGGTGGCGGCGCTGGCGCCGCAGGTTGGCGCCAGCGCGCTGGTGGTCACCGACCCGGCTCGCCGTCGTGCCCTGTGGCGGATCAGGGAGGAGGGCGCGGGACTGGCGACCAGGCTGGCGGACGGTTCGGAGGCGTGGTCGGGCTGGGAGGACGCGGCGGTGCCGCCGGAGCGGCTCGGGCAGTACCTGCGGGAGTTCGAAAAACTGCTGGAGGGGCACGGCAGGCGCGGCGCGATCTACGGCCATTTCGGCGACGGGTGCCTGCACGTGCGCATCGATTTCCCGTTCACCGCCGCGGATGCCCGGCAGCGGTACCGGAGCTTCCTGACCGAGGCGGCGGATCTGGTGGTGGCGCACGGTGGATCGCTGTCCGGCGAGCACGGGGACGGGCAGGCCCGCGCGGAACTGCTGCCGAAGATGTTCCCGCCGAAGATCATCAGCGCCTTCCGCGAGTTCAAGTCCGCCTTCGACCCGGAAGGCAGGATGAACCCCCGTCGCGTGGTGGACCCGGCGCCGCTGGACGCCGACCTGCGGCCGTTGGTGGCCCCGCCGGTGCTGCCCACCCGCGCGCGGCTGGCGCTGCACGCCGATGGCGGGGACTTCGCCGCGGCGACCCGCCGCTGCGTCGGCGTCGGCAAATGCCTCGCCCCCTCCGGCGGCGTGATGTGCCCCAGCTACCGCGCCACCGGTGAGGAGCAGCATTCGACGCGCGGCCGTTCCCGGCTGCTGTTCGAGATGCTCGCCGGGGAGGTGGTGACCGAAGGTTGGCGCTCGCCCGAGGTCAAGGAGGCGCTGGACGGCTGCCTCGGCTGCAAGGGCTGCAAGACGGACTGCCCGGTCGGCGTGGACATGGCCGCGTACAAGACCGAGTTCCTCAGCAGGTACTACGAAAACCGCCCGAGGCCGATGTCGCACTACGGCATGGGCGCGCTGCCCCGCTGGCTGCGGGCGGGGGCACTGCTGCCGCGTGCGGTCAACGCGGTCACCGGCTCACCGCTGGCCCCGCTGCTCAAGCGGGTGGGCGGAATCGCGGCCGAGCGCGATATCCCGCGACTGGCCGGGCAGACCCTGCGCGGCTGGTGGCGCGGCCGCGCCGGGGGAGAAGCCGGGGGAGAACCGGTGGTGCTCTGGCCCGACACCTTCACCAACCACTTCGATCCCGGCACCGGGCGGGACGCGGTGGCCGTGCTGGAGGAGCTGGGCCACCAGGTGCACCTGCCGGCCAAACCGGTCTGCTGTGGACTGACCTGGTACAGCACCGGACAGCTCTCGACCGCGCGCAAGAAGCTGCTGCGCACCCTGGACGTGCTGGAACCCTGGCTGGAGCGCGGGATCCCGGTGATCGGACTGGAACCGAGCTGCACCGCGATGCTGCGCACCGACGCCGCGGAACTGCTGCCCGACGATCCCCGCGTGCCGGCTCTGGCCGCGTGCGTGCGGACCTTCGCCGAGCAGGTGGGCGAAAACTTCGTGCGTCGCGGTCGTGCCCCCGCAGCCGAGCGGGTGCTCACCCAGGTGCACTGCCATCAGCACGCCGACCTCGGTTTCGCCGCCGACCGGGAACTGCTCGGTGCGGTCGCCGGCGAGGTCGACGTGCTCGAAGGCGGCTGCTGCGGGCTGGCCGGTAACTTCGGCTTCGAGCGCGGCAACTACGACGTCTCGGTGGCCTGCGGTGAGCAGGAGCTGCTGCCCGCGGTGCGGGCGGCGGGCGGCGGGACGGTGGTGCACGCGGACGGGTTCAGCTGCCGCACCCAGATCAGGCAGCTGACCGACCGGGAACCGGTGCACCTGGCCACCCTGACCGCACGGGCGCTCGGGGTCAGCGGGACAGGTTCCGGTTGA
- a CDS encoding maleylpyruvate isomerase family mycothiol-dependent enzyme, whose protein sequence is MRRAPTTASPSRAEMASAARSAAEEFIALALSAPDPETPVPATPGWSVTDVLGHVSAEPARYHELAHGRGRWPAQVADLPAFNAEQVSTLPTRAPAELAARLRDGLDAFLETIEGFGDDQPLMDFDGDQRVRVDRSLGTLIGEFVVHGHDLARALGRPRRIRPELVPMVLLGQHQVMPGWVDRDRTAGHTATYEFRLRGQETHVYEFHNGHLTVDPPRPGRIDVRISADPVTALLLNYGRIRPWPATLTGKLTAWGRRPWLAAGLVTRFLPP, encoded by the coding sequence ATGCGCCGCGCACCGACGACCGCCTCCCCCAGCCGGGCCGAAATGGCGTCCGCCGCCCGCTCGGCGGCCGAGGAGTTCATCGCGCTCGCCCTCTCCGCACCGGACCCGGAAACGCCGGTGCCGGCGACCCCCGGCTGGTCGGTCACCGACGTGCTCGGGCACGTGTCCGCCGAACCCGCCCGCTATCACGAGCTCGCGCACGGCAGGGGCCGATGGCCGGCGCAGGTCGCCGACCTGCCCGCCTTCAACGCCGAGCAGGTGAGCACGCTGCCCACCCGCGCGCCGGCCGAGCTGGCGGCCCGGCTTCGCGATGGGCTCGACGCCTTCCTGGAGACGATCGAAGGTTTCGGCGACGACCAGCCGCTGATGGACTTCGACGGCGACCAGCGGGTACGGGTGGATCGGTCACTGGGCACACTGATCGGCGAGTTCGTGGTGCACGGCCACGACCTCGCGCGGGCGCTCGGCCGTCCACGGCGGATCAGGCCGGAGCTGGTACCGATGGTCCTCCTCGGCCAGCACCAGGTGATGCCGGGCTGGGTGGACCGGGACCGGACCGCCGGGCACACCGCGACCTACGAGTTCCGGCTGCGCGGACAGGAGACCCACGTCTACGAGTTCCACAATGGACACTTGACGGTGGATCCGCCGCGGCCGGGCCGGATCGACGTGCGCATCAGCGCGGACCCGGTGACCGCCCTGCTGCTCAACTACGGCCGGATCAGGCCGTGGCCCGCCACGCTCACCGGAAAGCTCACCGCATGGGGCCGCCGCCCGTGGCTCGCCGCCGGGCTGGTCACCCGTTTCCTTCCCCCGTGA
- a CDS encoding TetR/AcrR family transcriptional regulator: protein MAGDNRPLRADAERTVRTILEAAERVLAGNPAATMEQVAEAAGVSRTTVHRRFATREALLDGIAESAIRQLSDAVDAGRVGTAPPLIALHQATVNVLKVKLGRRFAFSHLSPSNPVVAALQAELIEKSDAWFRRVRDAGLIKAEVDPAWARRVYYALINETFHDSADSADDGEIDALADRVVRTLLHGIA, encoded by the coding sequence GTGGCTGGTGACAACCGTCCGTTGCGCGCGGATGCGGAACGAACCGTGCGGACGATCCTCGAAGCGGCGGAACGGGTGCTCGCGGGCAATCCCGCGGCGACCATGGAACAGGTGGCCGAGGCCGCCGGAGTGTCGCGGACGACGGTGCACCGCCGGTTCGCCACCCGCGAGGCCCTGCTCGACGGGATCGCCGAATCCGCTATCCGGCAGCTGAGCGACGCGGTCGACGCCGGCCGCGTCGGCACGGCGCCCCCGCTGATCGCCCTGCACCAGGCAACGGTCAACGTGCTCAAGGTGAAGTTGGGTCGGCGGTTCGCCTTCAGCCATCTCTCGCCGTCGAACCCGGTGGTGGCCGCCCTGCAGGCCGAGCTGATCGAGAAGTCCGACGCCTGGTTCCGCCGGGTCCGGGACGCGGGCCTGATCAAGGCCGAGGTGGACCCGGCATGGGCGCGCCGCGTCTACTACGCCCTGATCAACGAAACTTTTCACGACAGCGCCGACAGCGCTGATGACGGCGAGATCGACGCCCTCGCCGACCGGGTAGTGCGCACCCTGTTGCACGGTATCGCCTGA